One region of Halomicrobium sp. LC1Hm genomic DNA includes:
- a CDS encoding aspartate aminotransferase family protein, whose product MSGFVFNEKPIQIEEGDGVWLSDDAGNEYLDMGASYACVPLGHRHPAVDQAAKSQIDRLTYVQASYPNAARTRLYETLADTAPDPIDKVWLCNSGTEANEAALKFARAATGESKLVATMQGFHGRTMGSLATTWKSKYKKPYEPLAGDVEFVPYDDPEAMREAVDEETAGVIVEPIQGEGGINPASTEFLEATREATEDAGAALIFDEVQTGMGRTGSLWAAQESGVVPDMITAAKGLGNGYPIGATLCREWIADEYGSHASTFSGGPVISAAADATVSTIVEEDVPSNAATVGDYLQTELAATLGDEVRDIRGEGLMIGIEVGRGAMGHLKQLAMSEGVLALPAGRTVVRLLPPLTLTEADADHVVDALESVMLE is encoded by the coding sequence ATGAGTGGATTCGTCTTCAACGAGAAACCGATACAGATCGAAGAGGGAGACGGCGTGTGGCTGTCCGACGACGCGGGCAACGAGTACCTCGACATGGGGGCCTCGTATGCCTGCGTCCCGCTTGGTCATCGCCACCCGGCGGTCGACCAGGCTGCAAAGAGCCAGATAGACAGGCTCACCTACGTGCAAGCGTCTTACCCCAACGCCGCGCGGACTCGCCTCTACGAGACGCTGGCCGACACCGCACCCGATCCGATCGACAAGGTGTGGCTCTGTAACTCCGGCACCGAGGCCAACGAGGCCGCACTGAAGTTCGCTCGGGCCGCGACGGGCGAGTCGAAGCTCGTCGCGACGATGCAGGGCTTTCACGGCCGGACGATGGGGTCGCTGGCGACGACCTGGAAGAGCAAGTACAAGAAGCCCTACGAGCCCCTGGCCGGCGACGTGGAGTTCGTCCCCTACGACGACCCCGAGGCCATGCGGGAAGCCGTCGACGAGGAGACGGCGGGCGTCATCGTCGAACCCATCCAGGGAGAGGGCGGCATCAACCCCGCCTCGACCGAGTTCCTCGAAGCGACCCGCGAGGCGACCGAAGACGCGGGCGCGGCGCTGATCTTCGACGAGGTCCAGACCGGGATGGGACGGACCGGATCGCTGTGGGCCGCCCAGGAGTCCGGCGTCGTCCCGGACATGATCACCGCGGCGAAGGGGCTGGGCAACGGCTACCCCATCGGTGCGACGCTGTGTCGCGAGTGGATCGCCGACGAGTACGGCTCACACGCCTCGACGTTCTCGGGCGGGCCGGTCATCTCGGCGGCGGCCGACGCGACCGTCTCGACGATCGTCGAGGAGGACGTGCCGAGCAACGCCGCCACGGTCGGGGACTACCTCCAGACCGAACTGGCGGCCACGCTGGGCGACGAGGTCCGCGACATCCGCGGCGAGGGCCTGATGATCGGCATCGAGGTCGGCCGGGGAGCGATGGGACACCTCAAGCAGCTGGCGATGAGCGAGGGCGTGCTGGCGCTGCCGGCCGGCCGAACGGTGGTGCGGCTGCTCCCGCCGCTGACCCTCACCGAGGCGGACGCCGACCACGTCGTCGACGCGCTGGAATCGGTGATGCTGGAATGA
- a CDS encoding [LysW]-lysine hydrolase has translation MSQTVQTPDEEARDLLEAIVRIPSVTPEEEQAAKRLVEFFEAHGREAWIDEIGNVRAPADDGVLLTSHIDTVPGDIPVRVEENDDGEPELWGRGSVDAKGPLCAMAVAAVRTGASFVGVVGEEVDSRGSRYVIEDREAEPDAVVNGEPSGWEGITLGYRGLLAGTYVATSESGHSSRPDNNAIQDALDWWAAVEGEFEKDEWEPVFERVTCKPVDIDGGISEDGLSVETTMDVQLRVPPEYTTDEIREIADGHLVNGTVHWDDKVEPVMQSPRTPVARAFRTAIRSAGGEPTLLRKTGTSDMNVFAQSWDCPMVTYGPGDSDLDHAPNEHIQLAEYDRSVTVLEDVTERLL, from the coding sequence ATGAGCCAGACCGTCCAGACCCCCGACGAGGAGGCCCGCGACCTGCTCGAAGCGATCGTCCGCATCCCCTCGGTCACGCCCGAAGAAGAGCAGGCTGCGAAGCGACTGGTCGAGTTCTTCGAGGCCCACGGCCGCGAGGCCTGGATCGACGAGATCGGCAACGTCCGCGCGCCGGCCGACGACGGCGTGTTGCTGACCTCCCACATCGACACGGTGCCGGGCGACATCCCGGTCCGGGTCGAGGAGAACGACGACGGCGAGCCCGAGCTGTGGGGGCGTGGCTCCGTCGACGCCAAGGGACCGCTCTGTGCGATGGCGGTCGCCGCCGTCCGCACCGGCGCGAGCTTCGTCGGCGTCGTCGGCGAAGAAGTGGATTCGCGTGGCAGCCGCTACGTGATCGAGGACCGCGAGGCCGAGCCGGACGCGGTCGTCAACGGCGAACCCTCCGGCTGGGAGGGGATCACGCTCGGCTATCGCGGTCTGCTGGCCGGCACGTACGTCGCCACCAGCGAGTCGGGCCACTCCTCGCGACCGGACAACAACGCGATCCAGGACGCGCTGGACTGGTGGGCCGCCGTCGAAGGCGAGTTCGAGAAAGACGAGTGGGAGCCCGTCTTCGAACGGGTCACCTGCAAGCCCGTCGACATCGACGGCGGGATCTCCGAGGACGGGCTCTCCGTCGAGACGACGATGGACGTACAGCTTCGGGTCCCCCCGGAGTACACGACCGACGAGATCCGCGAGATCGCCGACGGCCACCTCGTCAACGGCACCGTCCACTGGGACGACAAGGTCGAACCGGTGATGCAGAGCCCACGGACTCCGGTCGCTCGGGCGTTCCGGACCGCGATCCGGTCGGCCGGCGGCGAGCCCACCCTGTTGCGCAAGACCGGGACCAGCGACATGAACGTCTTCGCACAGTCCTGGGACTGCCCGATGGTCACCTACGGCCCCGGCGACTCGGACCTGGATCACGCGCCGAACGAACACATCCAGCTAGCGGAGTACGACCGCTCCGTCACCGTCCTCGAAGACGTGACCGAACGTCTCCTGTAA
- the argF gene encoding ornithine carbamoyltransferase: protein MPTHLLDVDDLTTDELTTVLDRAAEIKADGAPDLLDGHTLGMLFEKPSTRTRISFETGMTDLGGHAIFLGPEDIQLGHGEPIKDTARAVSRYVDFLMARMFDHGDVEELAEYASVPVVNGLTDDAHPCQTLADLLTIRERFGSFEDAAVAWVGDGNNVCQSFVLGAAMTDLDLTVATPEGYGVDESVLDRAAELGSVPATTTDPEAAMADADVVYTDVWVSMGQEDERDEKLRAFEGFQITPDVLGDRSLMHCLPAHRGEEVTDAAIESDNAIVWDQAENRLHAQNGLLAWLAEQD from the coding sequence ATGCCCACGCACCTGCTCGACGTCGACGACCTGACGACCGACGAACTGACGACCGTGCTCGACCGCGCGGCCGAGATCAAAGCCGACGGCGCGCCCGACCTCCTGGACGGGCACACCCTCGGGATGCTCTTCGAGAAGCCCTCGACCCGAACCCGGATCTCCTTCGAGACCGGGATGACCGACCTCGGTGGCCACGCGATCTTCCTCGGCCCCGAGGACATCCAGCTGGGCCACGGCGAGCCGATCAAAGACACCGCACGCGCCGTCTCGCGGTACGTCGACTTCCTGATGGCCCGGATGTTCGACCACGGCGACGTAGAGGAGCTGGCCGAGTACGCCAGCGTCCCCGTCGTCAACGGGCTGACCGACGACGCCCATCCCTGCCAGACGCTCGCGGACCTGCTGACGATCCGCGAGCGGTTCGGCAGCTTCGAGGACGCCGCCGTGGCGTGGGTCGGCGACGGCAACAACGTCTGTCAGTCGTTCGTGCTGGGTGCGGCGATGACGGATCTCGACCTGACGGTCGCGACCCCCGAGGGGTACGGCGTCGACGAGAGCGTGCTGGACCGCGCCGCCGAGCTCGGGAGCGTGCCCGCGACGACGACCGACCCCGAAGCCGCGATGGCCGACGCCGACGTGGTCTACACCGACGTGTGGGTCAGCATGGGCCAGGAGGACGAACGCGACGAGAAGCTCCGGGCCTTCGAGGGCTTCCAGATCACGCCCGACGTGCTTGGCGACCGGAGCCTGATGCACTGCCTGCCCGCCCACCGCGGCGAGGAGGTCACCGACGCCGCCATCGAGAGCGACAACGCCATCGTCTGGGACCAGGCCGAGAACCGCCTGCACGCTCAAAACGGGCTGCTGGCGTGGCTGGCCGAACAGGACTGA
- a CDS encoding fructosamine kinase family protein gives MTSAPTAAVEATLGGSVETVERLDGGMVGDVFRVELADGRVTVAKTGEHDLSTEGRMLSSLAAESDLPVPEVYHSDADLLCIEYVEGESTITPAVERDAARQLADLHRVEGRAFGFPFDTLTGPVPQPNPWTERWIPFYRDQRVQSICDRASRAGTLPDELATRVERACADFESLLTEPEAPALLHGDAWRTNLLTDGQRVTAFLDPACYYGHPEIELAYVDWTETFGDAFFERYRRERGVGLAGFFDRRRFVYRLYPLLVHVHLFGGQYRAELAETLARLGY, from the coding sequence ATGACCTCGGCACCCACGGCGGCGGTCGAAGCGACACTCGGCGGGTCCGTAGAGACGGTCGAGCGCCTGGACGGCGGGATGGTCGGGGACGTGTTTCGCGTCGAACTCGCCGACGGGCGTGTCACGGTCGCGAAGACCGGCGAGCACGACCTCTCGACGGAGGGGCGGATGCTGTCGTCCCTCGCTGCTGAGTCGGACCTGCCGGTGCCCGAGGTGTACCACAGCGACGCCGACCTGCTCTGCATCGAGTACGTCGAGGGCGAGTCGACGATCACCCCGGCAGTCGAACGCGACGCGGCGAGGCAACTGGCCGATCTGCACCGCGTCGAGGGGCGGGCCTTCGGCTTCCCGTTCGACACGCTCACCGGGCCGGTCCCCCAGCCGAACCCGTGGACCGAGCGCTGGATTCCGTTCTACCGCGACCAGCGGGTGCAGTCGATCTGTGACCGGGCCAGTCGGGCGGGAACGCTGCCGGACGAACTCGCGACCCGCGTCGAGCGGGCGTGTGCCGACTTCGAGTCGCTGCTGACCGAGCCCGAGGCCCCCGCGCTGTTGCACGGCGACGCGTGGCGGACGAACCTCCTGACCGACGGCCAGCGAGTGACAGCGTTTCTCGACCCCGCCTGTTACTACGGCCACCCGGAGATCGAACTGGCCTACGTCGACTGGACGGAGACGTTCGGCGACGCCTTCTTCGAGCGCTACCGGCGCGAACGCGGCGTCGGGCTGGCCGGCTTCTTCGACCGCCGCCGGTTCGTCTACCGACTGTATCCGTTGCTCGTCCACGTCCACCTGTTCGGCGGCCAGTACCGCGCGGAACTCGCGGAGACGCTGGCCCGCCTCGGCTACTGA
- a CDS encoding helix-turn-helix domain-containing protein: MAADPSPNRFRELLLDDEPSLDEVMACVFGIQAHEVRTYETLLDYPESTVEELADQLDRDRSNVNRSLSTLREKGLASRRRRLLDSGGHVYQYTPTPREEAAELMHETLEEWADYVHDRIEEF; encoded by the coding sequence ATGGCCGCCGACCCCTCGCCCAACCGGTTCAGAGAACTGCTCCTCGACGACGAACCGTCCCTCGACGAGGTGATGGCCTGCGTCTTCGGCATCCAGGCCCACGAGGTCCGCACCTACGAGACGCTGCTCGACTACCCCGAGAGCACCGTCGAGGAGCTGGCCGACCAGCTCGACCGCGACCGCTCGAACGTGAACCGCTCGCTGTCGACGCTGCGCGAGAAGGGGCTGGCCTCCCGTCGCCGCCGACTGCTGGACAGCGGCGGCCACGTCTACCAGTACACGCCCACACCCCGCGAGGAGGCCGCCGAGCTGATGCACGAGACCCTGGAGGAGTGGGCCGACTACGTCCACGATCGGATCGAGGAGTTCTAG
- the thrC gene encoding threonine synthase codes for MADLQLTDETPGVADDGVWLTCIECGETFAPFAAVRYTCDECDGLLEVRYEDLPTFDHFDGEGVWRYSDALPFEEGVTLPEGHTPLHRVPRLEDEVGVDALRIKHEGMNPTGSFKDRGMTVGVRVAQEVGVDRLACASTGNTSAALAAYGARADLETLVLLPAGKVAAGKVAQASLHGARILEVDGNFDSCLDIVQELAGRGEAYLLNSLNPFRLEGQKTIGLEIMEQFAADYDDYPDRIVLPVGNAGNTAALYKCFRELVEAGAIEESDVPKITGVQAEGSAPMVEAIEEGNDEVRRWDEVETIATAIRIGNPVNAPKALPGIRETGGTAVAVSDEEITDAQRSLAGEGVGVEPASAASVAGLRKLRAQGEIGSDEQVVCLTTGHLLKDPDAAAEAGADPEPVPNDTDAILEHIDEGSSVAQTVRQQVSKAADSPLVPALVAGGLGVAYLYRKLRSGE; via the coding sequence ATGGCCGATCTACAGCTGACCGACGAGACGCCGGGGGTCGCCGACGACGGCGTCTGGCTGACGTGCATCGAGTGTGGGGAGACGTTCGCGCCGTTCGCAGCGGTCCGGTACACCTGCGACGAGTGTGACGGACTGCTGGAAGTTCGCTACGAGGACCTGCCGACGTTCGACCACTTCGACGGCGAGGGCGTCTGGCGCTACAGCGACGCACTGCCGTTCGAGGAGGGCGTGACGCTGCCGGAGGGACACACGCCGCTGCACCGGGTGCCTCGCCTGGAAGACGAGGTCGGTGTCGACGCCCTGCGGATCAAACACGAGGGGATGAACCCAACCGGATCGTTCAAGGACCGGGGCATGACTGTCGGCGTCCGCGTCGCACAGGAGGTCGGCGTCGACCGACTCGCCTGTGCCTCAACGGGTAACACCTCCGCGGCGCTCGCGGCCTACGGCGCTCGCGCGGACCTAGAGACGCTCGTCCTCCTGCCGGCCGGGAAGGTCGCCGCCGGGAAGGTCGCACAGGCCTCGCTCCACGGCGCACGGATCCTCGAAGTCGACGGCAACTTCGACAGCTGTCTGGACATCGTCCAGGAACTCGCGGGCCGTGGCGAGGCGTACCTCCTGAACTCGCTGAACCCCTTCCGCCTGGAAGGCCAGAAGACCATCGGCCTGGAGATCATGGAGCAGTTTGCCGCCGACTACGACGACTACCCCGACCGGATCGTGCTGCCGGTGGGCAACGCCGGCAACACCGCGGCGCTGTACAAGTGCTTCCGCGAACTCGTCGAGGCCGGCGCGATCGAGGAGTCGGACGTGCCGAAGATCACCGGCGTCCAGGCCGAAGGGTCCGCGCCGATGGTCGAGGCCATCGAAGAAGGCAACGACGAAGTCCGACGCTGGGACGAGGTCGAGACCATCGCGACGGCCATCCGCATCGGCAATCCCGTCAACGCGCCCAAGGCGCTGCCGGGCATCCGCGAGACCGGCGGGACCGCCGTCGCGGTCAGCGACGAGGAGATCACCGACGCCCAGCGCTCGCTGGCCGGCGAGGGCGTCGGCGTCGAGCCGGCCTCCGCGGCCAGCGTCGCCGGCCTCCGGAAGCTCCGAGCCCAGGGCGAGATCGGCAGCGACGAGCAGGTCGTCTGCCTGACGACCGGCCACCTGCTGAAAGATCCAGACGCCGCCGCGGAGGCAGGGGCCGACCCCGAGCCGGTGCCCAACGACACCGACGCGATCCTGGAGCACATCGACGAGGGGTCGTCGGTCGCACAGACGGTTCGACAGCAGGTGTCGAAAGCCGCCGACTCGCCGCTGGTCCCGGCGCTGGTCGCCGGTGGGCTCGGCGTCGCGTATCTCTACCGCAAGCTCCGATCGGGGGAGTGA
- the serA gene encoding phosphoglycerate dehydrogenase codes for MKVLVTDPIADAGLERLREAGHEVETAYDVEGDALLDAVADANALIVRSGTEVTDEVLSAAPDLVIVGRAGIGVDNIDIDAATEHGVIVANAPEGNVRAAAEHSVAMAFATARSIPQAHERLTGGEWAKGDYLGTEVNHKTLGVVGFGRVGQEVAKRLGSLGMDIVTFDPYISQERADQFGAELVDDLDECLAAADFLTVHTPLTPETENMIGEEELAQLEDGYVVNCARGGIIDEPALAEAVEDGILKGAAVDVFAEEPLPADSPLLDVEDIIVTPHLGASTEAAQENVATSTADQIVAAFNDEPVINALNAPSIDESIFPQIRPYIELADTAGKIAVQLFDGQMGSVEVTYAGDIADQDVELVTASALKGVFAPSELQVNAVNAPQIAENRGIDVTESKTRQSEDFQSLVTVTVGDGEDSVSVCGTQFAGEDPRIVRIDDHRVDAVPHGHMLVARNRDEPGTIGFIGTVLGEADINIAGMFNGREVIGGEALSVYNLDEPPTSDVLDRLNGDDRIIETKYISLDNGD; via the coding sequence ATGAAGGTACTCGTGACAGACCCCATCGCAGATGCGGGTCTCGAACGGCTCCGCGAGGCGGGTCACGAAGTCGAGACGGCCTACGACGTCGAGGGCGACGCGCTCCTCGACGCCGTCGCCGACGCCAACGCACTGATCGTCCGATCCGGCACCGAAGTGACCGACGAGGTGCTGTCGGCGGCACCGGATCTGGTCATCGTCGGCCGGGCCGGTATCGGCGTCGACAACATCGACATCGACGCCGCGACCGAACACGGCGTCATCGTCGCCAACGCCCCGGAAGGCAACGTCCGGGCGGCGGCCGAACACTCCGTGGCGATGGCCTTCGCGACGGCGCGTTCGATCCCACAGGCCCACGAACGGCTCACCGGCGGCGAGTGGGCGAAAGGCGACTACCTCGGCACCGAGGTCAACCACAAGACCCTGGGCGTCGTCGGCTTCGGCCGCGTCGGCCAGGAGGTCGCCAAGCGCCTGGGCAGTCTCGGGATGGATATCGTCACCTTCGATCCCTACATCAGCCAGGAGCGAGCCGACCAGTTCGGCGCGGAACTTGTCGACGACCTCGACGAGTGTCTCGCCGCCGCCGACTTCCTCACGGTCCACACGCCGCTGACCCCCGAGACCGAGAACATGATCGGCGAGGAAGAGCTCGCACAACTGGAAGACGGCTACGTCGTCAACTGCGCCCGCGGCGGGATCATCGACGAGCCGGCGCTGGCCGAGGCCGTCGAGGACGGCATCCTCAAGGGGGCCGCCGTCGACGTGTTCGCCGAGGAGCCGCTGCCAGCCGACAGTCCGCTGCTGGATGTCGAAGACATCATCGTCACGCCCCACCTCGGGGCCTCCACCGAGGCCGCACAGGAGAACGTCGCCACCTCGACGGCCGATCAGATCGTCGCCGCGTTCAACGACGAGCCGGTGATCAACGCGCTGAACGCGCCGTCGATCGACGAGAGCATCTTCCCGCAGATCCGCCCCTACATCGAACTGGCCGACACGGCCGGCAAGATCGCCGTCCAGCTGTTCGACGGACAGATGGGCAGCGTCGAAGTCACCTACGCCGGTGACATCGCAGACCAGGACGTCGAACTGGTCACCGCCAGCGCGCTGAAAGGCGTGTTCGCACCGTCGGAGCTCCAGGTCAACGCGGTCAACGCCCCCCAGATCGCGGAGAACCGCGGTATCGACGTGACCGAGTCCAAGACCCGCCAGTCCGAGGACTTCCAGAGCCTCGTGACGGTGACCGTCGGCGACGGCGAGGACAGCGTCAGCGTCTGTGGGACCCAGTTTGCCGGCGAAGACCCCCGCATCGTCCGGATCGACGACCACCGCGTCGACGCCGTCCCCCACGGTCACATGCTGGTCGCTCGCAACCGCGACGAACCGGGGACGATCGGCTTCATCGGGACCGTGCTGGGCGAGGCCGACATCAACATCGCCGGGATGTTCAACGGCCGCGAAGTCATCGGCGGCGAAGCCCTGTCGGTGTACAACCTCGACGAACCGCCGACGAGCGACGTGCTCGACCGACTCAACGGCGACGATCGGATCATCGAGACCAAGTACATCTCGCTGGACAACGGCGACTAG
- a CDS encoding CBS domain-containing protein — protein MNVADAMTPRSDVVTVEIPGTRDDVLEYLQERSFSSVPVIKQTDDGETFRGIVSRDALINQPDEDQLALLTEEVPTVTADTSIQAVAALMVEERARRIPVVDGRLEGIITVTDVIRAIATGDVDGARNVDELARRDVNCVYAGTPLTVAERELDYAKVPYGVVLGDEGEMCGMLTEVDIIDVARVVEGEAETGENMASDDDDWKWESVKAVGSRYMPTRNVEIPHESVREFMTEDVLTVSKRETARDAAQLMIDAEIEQIPLVSGDDLVGIVRDMDLLEGL, from the coding sequence ATGAACGTCGCAGACGCCATGACGCCGCGCTCGGACGTCGTCACCGTCGAGATTCCGGGCACTCGTGACGACGTGCTCGAGTACCTCCAGGAACGCTCTTTCTCCTCCGTACCGGTCATCAAGCAGACCGACGACGGCGAGACGTTCCGCGGCATCGTCTCCCGTGACGCCCTCATCAACCAGCCCGACGAGGACCAGCTCGCGCTCCTGACCGAAGAGGTTCCCACCGTCACCGCCGACACCAGTATCCAGGCGGTCGCGGCTCTGATGGTCGAAGAGCGAGCCCGCCGCATCCCCGTCGTCGACGGTCGCCTCGAAGGGATCATCACCGTCACGGACGTGATCCGCGCCATCGCCACCGGCGACGTCGACGGCGCGAGGAACGTCGACGAGCTGGCCCGCCGAGACGTGAACTGCGTCTACGCCGGGACGCCGCTGACGGTCGCCGAACGCGAACTCGACTACGCGAAGGTCCCCTACGGCGTCGTGCTGGGCGACGAGGGAGAGATGTGTGGTATGCTCACCGAGGTCGACATCATCGACGTGGCCCGCGTGGTCGAAGGCGAGGCCGAGACGGGCGAGAACATGGCCAGTGACGACGACGACTGGAAGTGGGAGAGCGTCAAGGCCGTCGGGAGCCGCTACATGCCCACTCGCAACGTCGAGATTCCACACGAGTCCGTCCGAGAGTTCATGACCGAAGACGTGCTGACGGTCAGCAAGCGCGAGACGGCCAGAGACGCCGCACAGCTGATGATCGACGCGGAGATCGAGCAGATCCCGCTGGTCTCGGGCGACGACCTCGTCGGTATCGTCCGCGACATGGATCTGCTGGAGGGCCTATGA
- the glyS gene encoding glycine--tRNA ligase gives MSDGGDLVELAKRRGFFLQSAGAYGGVSGFYTFGPSGAALKQNIEDTWRDRFTIQEGNMEVDAPTVMPEPVFEASGHLDGFDDMLVECPECGESHRADHIVEDNTDIEEAESIPVAEVEELIAEYELVCPTCGTGLAGQAIEDFNLMFETNIGPGSADPGYLRPETAQGIFIEFPQLAEYARNQLPFGVTQIGRAYRNEISPRKSLLRVREFTQAELELFVDPEVDEPALEAVADVTAPFYPAPDQEADDGQPYEATIREVVDEGVVGKPWIAYYLGVAKQWYESIGVDMDRFRFRQHLSGERAHYAADCWDAEAEVDGDWIELGGFAYRSDYDLSKHDSYSDEDFTVFKQYDEPVTVERATVDPDMSYLGPEFGGSAGAVADALEALAERDPDAFDGSEVVVEVDGESHAVPVEKTNFGVEEVTESGEHITPHVVEPSLGIDRALYTALDHSYREDEVDGEHRSYLALPAAVAPTTVGVFPLMDRDGMGEYAREVVDELRGAGLAVTYDDSGAIGRRYRRQDEVGTPFCVTVDYATLGEARDDEGESAAPDTVTVRERDTTAQKRVPVADLPETLTALRDGERTFDEL, from the coding sequence ATGAGCGACGGCGGCGATCTCGTCGAGTTGGCCAAGCGCAGGGGCTTTTTCCTGCAATCGGCCGGCGCGTACGGCGGCGTCTCGGGATTCTACACCTTCGGTCCCTCCGGGGCCGCACTCAAGCAGAACATCGAGGACACCTGGCGCGACCGCTTTACGATCCAGGAAGGCAACATGGAGGTCGACGCCCCGACCGTGATGCCAGAGCCCGTCTTCGAGGCCTCGGGCCACCTCGACGGTTTCGACGACATGCTCGTGGAGTGCCCGGAATGTGGCGAGAGTCACCGGGCCGACCACATCGTCGAGGACAACACCGACATCGAGGAGGCCGAGTCGATCCCGGTCGCCGAGGTCGAGGAGCTGATCGCCGAGTACGAGCTCGTCTGTCCGACCTGTGGCACCGGACTGGCCGGCCAGGCCATCGAGGACTTCAACCTCATGTTCGAGACGAACATCGGCCCCGGCTCCGCCGATCCGGGCTATCTGCGCCCCGAGACCGCCCAGGGCATCTTCATCGAGTTCCCGCAACTGGCCGAGTACGCCCGCAACCAGCTCCCATTCGGCGTCACCCAGATCGGGCGCGCCTACCGCAACGAGATCAGCCCGCGCAAGTCCCTGCTGCGCGTCCGGGAGTTCACCCAGGCCGAACTCGAACTGTTCGTCGACCCCGAGGTCGACGAGCCGGCACTCGAAGCGGTCGCGGACGTGACCGCCCCCTTCTACCCCGCCCCCGACCAGGAGGCCGACGACGGCCAGCCCTACGAGGCCACGATCCGCGAGGTCGTCGACGAGGGCGTCGTCGGGAAGCCATGGATCGCCTACTACCTCGGCGTCGCCAAGCAGTGGTACGAGTCGATCGGCGTCGACATGGACCGCTTTCGCTTCCGCCAGCACCTCTCGGGCGAGCGGGCCCACTACGCCGCGGACTGCTGGGACGCCGAAGCGGAGGTCGACGGCGACTGGATCGAGCTGGGCGGGTTCGCGTACCGCTCGGACTACGACCTCTCGAAACACGACAGCTACTCCGACGAGGACTTTACGGTCTTCAAGCAGTACGACGAGCCGGTCACCGTCGAGCGAGCGACGGTCGACCCGGACATGAGCTACCTCGGACCGGAGTTTGGCGGCTCGGCCGGCGCGGTCGCCGACGCCCTCGAAGCACTCGCCGAGCGCGATCCCGACGCCTTCGACGGATCTGAGGTCGTCGTCGAGGTCGACGGCGAGTCACACGCGGTCCCCGTCGAGAAGACAAACTTCGGCGTCGAGGAAGTCACCGAGTCGGGCGAGCACATCACGCCCCACGTCGTCGAGCCCTCGCTGGGCATCGACCGGGCGCTGTACACGGCGCTGGATCACTCCTACCGGGAGGACGAGGTCGACGGCGAGCACCGCTCTTACCTGGCCTTGCCCGCGGCGGTCGCGCCGACGACCGTCGGCGTCTTCCCGCTGATGGACCGAGACGGCATGGGCGAGTACGCCCGCGAGGTCGTCGACGAACTGCGCGGGGCGGGCCTGGCCGTGACCTACGACGATTCGGGCGCGATCGGCCGACGCTACCGCCGCCAGGACGAGGTCGGCACGCCGTTCTGTGTCACCGTCGACTACGCGACGCTCGGTGAGGCCCGCGACGACGAGGGCGAGTCGGCAGCGCCAGACACCGTCACGGTCCGCGAGCGAGACACGACGGCACAGAAACGCGTTCCGGTCGCCGATCTCCCCGAGACGCTGACGGCGCTCCGGGACGGCGAGCGCACCTTCGACGAGCTGTAG
- a CDS encoding dolichol kinase, giving the protein MADEIARRLVHASGTGLPALHLLGLTDWRTVQYLLVVGAAVALALEVIRLVVGLDWAIYDRLTREYEQDNLAGYALYLVSAAAVGLLAPEHVAIPAILMLTIGDPISGLLGSGSLTKETYVLLAMFGVCTGIASFFVHWVPAVLGGLAATAADGLKPVVAGYVLDDNLTIPPAAAVAMVAGIELVATLSL; this is encoded by the coding sequence ATGGCCGACGAGATCGCCAGGCGACTCGTCCACGCGAGCGGGACCGGGCTGCCGGCACTGCACCTGCTGGGACTGACGGACTGGCGGACCGTCCAGTACCTGCTGGTGGTGGGCGCGGCGGTCGCGCTCGCACTGGAGGTGATCCGCCTGGTGGTCGGCCTCGACTGGGCCATCTACGACCGACTCACTCGCGAGTACGAACAGGACAACCTCGCCGGCTACGCGCTCTATCTCGTCAGCGCCGCCGCCGTCGGCCTGCTCGCACCCGAACACGTCGCGATCCCCGCAATCTTGATGCTGACGATCGGAGATCCCATCAGCGGACTACTGGGCTCTGGGAGCCTGACCAAAGAGACCTACGTCCTGCTGGCGATGTTCGGCGTCTGTACCGGGATCGCCTCGTTTTTCGTCCACTGGGTGCCCGCGGTGCTTGGCGGCCTGGCCGCGACGGCCGCCGACGGCCTCAAGCCCGTCGTCGCGGGGTACGTCCTCGACGACAACCTCACCATCCCGCCCGCGGCCGCCGTGGCGATGGTCGCCGGGATCGAGCTCGTGGCGACGCTCTCGCTGTAG